From a single Pseudomonas cremoricolorata genomic region:
- the coaBC gene encoding bifunctional phosphopantothenoylcysteine decarboxylase/phosphopantothenate--cysteine ligase CoaBC has product MQRLYRKRIVLGVGGGIAAYKSAELIRRLLEHGAQVRVVMTRGGAEFITPLTLQALSGHPVHMDLLDPAAEAAMGHIELAKWADLVLIAPATADLMARLTQGMADDLLTTLVLATDATVAVAPAMNQAMWRDPATQANLQLLQQRGIQVFGPASGSQACGDVGLGRMLEASDLAWCAAESFKRQSLTGKHVLITAGPTQENIDPVRYITNHSSGKMGFALAEAAAEAGARVTLVTGPVHLPTPDRVSRIDVVSARDMLAACEAAMPCDLLIASAAVADYRPEVVAPQKLKKDPTTGDGMLLQMVRNPDILATLAGRNDRPFSVGFAAETEHLLDYATRKLKDKNLDLIVANDVANPSIGFNSEENALTVIDRQQQQTLFAQTSKGKIARQLVSFIAERLNQVQ; this is encoded by the coding sequence ATGCAGCGGCTGTATCGCAAGCGCATCGTGCTCGGCGTAGGAGGCGGTATTGCCGCCTACAAAAGCGCCGAGCTGATTCGCCGGCTCCTGGAACATGGCGCGCAGGTGCGCGTCGTCATGACCCGTGGCGGTGCCGAGTTCATCACCCCGCTGACCTTGCAGGCGCTGTCTGGGCACCCGGTACACATGGACCTGCTCGACCCGGCCGCCGAAGCGGCCATGGGCCATATCGAACTGGCCAAATGGGCCGATCTGGTGCTCATCGCCCCCGCCACCGCCGACCTCATGGCGCGCCTGACTCAGGGCATGGCCGACGATCTGCTGACCACCCTGGTATTGGCGACCGATGCCACCGTTGCCGTCGCGCCGGCGATGAACCAGGCCATGTGGCGCGACCCGGCCACCCAGGCCAATCTGCAACTGCTGCAGCAGCGCGGTATTCAGGTGTTCGGCCCCGCTTCGGGCAGCCAGGCCTGCGGCGACGTCGGCCTGGGCCGCATGCTCGAGGCCAGCGACCTGGCCTGGTGCGCGGCCGAGAGCTTCAAGCGCCAGTCACTGACCGGCAAGCATGTGCTGATCACGGCGGGCCCGACCCAGGAAAACATCGACCCGGTCCGTTACATCACCAATCATAGCTCCGGGAAGATGGGCTTTGCCCTGGCCGAAGCGGCCGCCGAAGCCGGGGCTCGGGTGACCCTCGTGACCGGCCCGGTGCACTTGCCGACACCTGATCGGGTGAGCCGAATCGACGTGGTCAGCGCGCGTGACATGCTCGCCGCCTGCGAAGCAGCCATGCCCTGCGACCTGCTGATCGCCTCGGCGGCGGTTGCGGACTACCGTCCGGAAGTCGTTGCCCCGCAAAAGCTCAAGAAAGATCCCACGACCGGTGACGGCATGCTGCTGCAGATGGTGCGCAATCCGGATATCCTTGCCACCCTCGCAGGCCGTAACGACCGTCCGTTCAGCGTAGGCTTCGCCGCCGAGACCGAGCACTTGCTCGACTATGCGACGCGCAAGCTCAAGGACAAGAACCTCGATCTGATCGTCGCCAATGACGTGGCCAACCCCAGCATTGGCTTCAACAGCGAGGAGAACGCCCTGACGGTGATCGACCGCCAGCAGCAGCAAACCCTTTTCGCGCAGACCAGCAAAGGCAAGATCGCCCGGCAACTGGTCAGCTTCATCGCCGAACGTCTCAATCAGGTTCAATAA
- the dut gene encoding dUTP diphosphatase, with product MHALQAKILDPRLGSEFPLPQYATPGSAGLDLRALLQHDTVLEPGQTVLIPTGLSIHVADPGLAALILPRSGLGHKHGIVLGNLVGLIDSDYQGELMVSCWNRGSTPFTITVGERIAQLVLVPVVQAQFEIVETFDASQRGEGGFGHSGTQ from the coding sequence ATGCACGCTCTTCAAGCCAAGATCCTCGACCCTCGTCTGGGCAGCGAATTCCCCCTCCCGCAGTACGCCACACCAGGCTCGGCAGGCCTCGACCTGCGCGCCCTGCTGCAACACGACACCGTGCTCGAGCCCGGCCAGACCGTGCTGATCCCCACCGGGCTATCGATCCATGTCGCCGACCCTGGGCTGGCGGCGCTGATCCTGCCGCGCTCCGGCCTGGGGCATAAGCACGGCATCGTACTGGGCAATCTGGTCGGGCTGATCGACTCCGATTACCAGGGCGAACTGATGGTGTCGTGCTGGAACCGTGGCAGCACGCCGTTCACCATCACCGTCGGCGAGCGCATCGCGCAACTGGTGCTGGTGCCGGTGGTGCAGGCGCAGTTCGAGATCGTCGAGACCTTCGACGCCTCGCAGCGCGGCGAAGGTGGCTTCGGCCATTCCGGTACCCAATAG
- a CDS encoding phosphomannomutase/phosphoglucomutase produces the protein MDEQVPALPASIFRAYDIRGVVGKTLNAEAAYWIGRAIGAESLAQGEAQVAVGRDGRLSGPALGARLIEGLVDAGCLVSDVGMLPTPALYYAAHTLPGRSAVMLTGSHNPPDYNGFKVMIAGDTLANEQIHGLLARLNEGRLSRGRGQLDRFDILERYQQRIMADVQLVRPLKVVVDCGNGVGGVVAPQLIAALGCEVVPLFCEVDGTFPNHHPDPGKPANLQALIAKVLETGADLGLAFDGDADRVGVVTNAGTIIYPDRLLMLFAQDVLARNPGAQVLFDAKCTRRLPALIAAHGGTSLMWKTGHSLMKKKLKETGALLAGEMSGHLFIQERWYGFDDGIYVGARLLEILSHTDADAESLFATFPDDISTPEINIDVTDEGKFSIIAALNRDAEWGDADLTTVDGVRVDYPRGWGLVRASNTTPVLVLRFEADDEAELQRIQRIFRTQLLRVAPELQLPF, from the coding sequence ATGGACGAACAGGTTCCTGCACTGCCTGCGAGCATCTTCCGCGCTTATGACATCCGGGGTGTGGTCGGGAAGACCCTGAACGCTGAAGCCGCTTACTGGATCGGCCGCGCCATCGGCGCCGAAAGCCTGGCCCAGGGCGAGGCGCAGGTGGCCGTGGGGCGTGATGGGCGTCTGTCCGGCCCGGCGCTGGGCGCGCGTCTGATCGAGGGCCTGGTGGACGCGGGCTGCCTGGTCAGCGATGTCGGCATGCTGCCCACACCGGCCTTGTACTACGCTGCGCACACCTTGCCGGGACGCTCGGCAGTGATGCTCACCGGCAGCCACAACCCGCCGGACTACAACGGCTTCAAGGTAATGATCGCCGGCGACACCCTGGCCAACGAACAGATTCACGGCCTGCTGGCGCGGCTCAACGAAGGCCGTCTGAGCCGGGGCCGGGGGCAGCTCGACCGGTTCGATATCCTCGAGCGCTACCAACAGCGCATCATGGCTGACGTCCAGCTCGTCAGGCCGTTGAAGGTGGTGGTCGACTGTGGCAATGGCGTGGGCGGTGTGGTGGCACCGCAACTGATCGCGGCGCTGGGCTGCGAAGTGGTGCCGCTATTCTGCGAGGTCGACGGCACCTTCCCCAATCACCATCCCGATCCGGGCAAGCCGGCGAACCTGCAGGCCTTGATCGCCAAGGTGCTGGAGACCGGCGCCGACCTGGGTCTGGCCTTCGACGGCGATGCCGACCGGGTCGGGGTGGTCACCAACGCCGGCACCATCATCTACCCAGACCGGCTACTGATGCTGTTCGCCCAGGACGTGCTGGCGCGCAACCCCGGCGCCCAGGTGCTGTTCGACGCCAAATGCACCCGCCGCCTGCCGGCGCTGATCGCCGCGCACGGCGGCACCAGCCTGATGTGGAAGACCGGCCATTCGTTGATGAAGAAGAAACTCAAGGAAACCGGCGCCCTGCTGGCCGGCGAGATGAGCGGCCATCTGTTCATTCAGGAGCGTTGGTACGGCTTCGATGACGGCATTTACGTAGGGGCGCGCCTGCTGGAGATCCTCAGCCACACCGATGCAGACGCCGAGTCGCTGTTCGCCACCTTCCCGGACGACATTTCCACACCGGAAATCAACATAGATGTGACCGACGAAGGTAAATTCAGCATCATTGCAGCGCTGAATCGCGATGCCGAATGGGGCGATGCCGACTTGACCACCGTCGATGGCGTACGCGTCGACTACCCACGCGGCTGGGGCCTGGTGCGCGCGTCCAATACCACCCCGGTGCTGGTGCTGCGCTTCGAGGCCGATGATGAGGCCGAACTGCAACGTATTCAGCGTATTTTCCGCACGCAGTTGCTCCGGGTGGCCCCCGAACTGCAACTGCCGTTCTGA
- the argB gene encoding acetylglutamate kinase, with translation MTLERDAASQVAKVLSEALPYIRRFVGKTLVIKYGGNAMESEELKTGFARDIVLMKAVGINPVVVHGGGPQIGDLLKRLSIESHFIDGMRVTDAATMDVVEMVLGGQVNKDIVNLINRHGGSAIGLTGKDAELIRAKKLKVSRQTPEMTTPEIIDIGHVGEVVGVNTDLLNMLVKGDFIPVIAPIGVGADGESYNINADLVAGKVAEALKAEKLMLLTNIAGLMDKQGQVLTGLTTEQVNELIADGTIYGGMLPKIKCALEAVQGGVNSSHIIDGRVPNAVLLEIFTDSGVGTLITNKKRALIN, from the coding sequence ATGACCCTCGAACGCGATGCCGCTTCCCAAGTCGCCAAGGTACTGTCCGAAGCGCTGCCCTACATCCGCCGCTTTGTCGGCAAGACCCTGGTGATCAAGTACGGCGGCAACGCGATGGAGAGCGAAGAGCTCAAAACCGGCTTCGCCCGCGACATCGTGCTGATGAAGGCGGTGGGCATCAATCCAGTGGTAGTCCACGGCGGCGGCCCGCAGATCGGCGATCTGCTCAAGCGCCTGTCGATCGAAAGCCACTTCATCGATGGCATGCGCGTCACCGACGCGGCGACCATGGACGTGGTGGAGATGGTCCTGGGCGGCCAGGTCAACAAGGACATCGTCAACCTGATCAACCGCCATGGCGGCAGCGCCATCGGCCTGACCGGCAAGGACGCCGAGCTGATCCGCGCCAAGAAGCTCAAGGTCAGCCGTCAGACCCCGGAAATGACCACCCCGGAAATCATCGACATCGGCCACGTCGGCGAAGTGGTCGGGGTCAATACCGACCTGCTCAACATGCTGGTCAAAGGCGACTTCATTCCGGTGATCGCGCCGATCGGTGTTGGCGCCGACGGTGAGTCGTACAACATCAACGCCGACCTGGTCGCCGGCAAGGTGGCCGAGGCGCTGAAAGCCGAGAAGCTCATGTTGCTGACCAACATCGCCGGCCTGATGGACAAGCAAGGCCAGGTGCTCACCGGCCTGACCACCGAGCAGGTCAACGAGCTGATCGCCGACGGCACCATCTACGGCGGCATGCTGCCGAAAATCAAATGCGCCCTGGAAGCGGTGCAGGGCGGCGTCAACAGCTCGCACATCATCGATGGGCGCGTGCCCAATGCGGTGCTGCTGGAAATCTTCACTGACAGCGGCGTTGGCACCTTGATCACCAACAAGAAGCGCGCGCTGATCAACTGA
- a CDS encoding CsgG/HfaB family protein, producing MKYASHGLVLAAAIAFGSLAGCATETSKAVAVQQVESVNRPYTGQRSPIAVGKFDNRSSYMRGIFSDGVDRLGGQAKTILITHLQQTNRFSVLDRDNMSEIQQEAAIKGQAQRLRGADYVVTGDVTEFGRKEVGDHQLFGILGRGKTQIAYAKVALNIVNISTSEVVYSTQGAGEYALSNREIVGFGGTASYDSTLNGKVLDLAMREAVNKLVNAVDNGQWNPQAK from the coding sequence GTGAAATACGCATCACATGGACTCGTGCTGGCTGCCGCCATCGCCTTCGGGTCGCTCGCTGGCTGCGCCACTGAAACCTCTAAAGCCGTTGCCGTGCAACAGGTCGAAAGCGTCAACCGCCCCTATACCGGCCAGCGTTCGCCGATTGCCGTCGGCAAGTTCGACAACCGCTCCAGCTACATGCGCGGGATCTTCTCCGATGGCGTCGACCGCCTCGGTGGCCAGGCCAAGACCATCCTCATCACTCACCTGCAGCAGACCAACCGCTTCAGCGTGCTGGACCGCGACAACATGAGCGAAATCCAGCAGGAAGCGGCGATCAAGGGCCAGGCCCAGCGCCTGCGCGGTGCCGACTACGTGGTGACCGGCGATGTCACCGAGTTCGGTCGCAAGGAAGTCGGCGACCACCAGCTGTTCGGTATCCTCGGCCGCGGCAAGACGCAGATCGCCTACGCCAAGGTGGCGTTGAACATCGTCAACATCAGCACCTCGGAAGTGGTGTATTCGACCCAGGGCGCGGGTGAGTACGCGCTGTCCAACCGCGAAATCGTCGGTTTCGGCGGCACTGCCAGCTACGATTCCACGCTCAATGGCAAGGTGCTCGACCTGGCCATGCGCGAAGCGGTCAACAAGCTGGTCAACGCCGTAGACAACGGCCAGTGGAATCCCCAGGCCAAGTAA
- a CDS encoding DUF4810 domain-containing protein has product MSITLPAWRTSAGLLLGSLLLAGCNTPKPLYQWESYQPQVYQYFNGQSKEEQAIALERDLEKIKAKNGAVPPGYHAQLGLLYSELGRDDQMVQQFNTEKALFPESAAYMDFLLSNAGQGAKR; this is encoded by the coding sequence ATGAGCATTACCCTACCGGCCTGGCGCACGAGCGCCGGGCTGCTGCTGGGCAGCCTGCTGTTGGCCGGCTGCAACACGCCCAAGCCGCTGTACCAGTGGGAAAGCTACCAGCCGCAGGTCTACCAGTACTTCAACGGCCAGTCCAAGGAAGAACAGGCCATCGCCCTGGAGCGCGACCTGGAGAAGATCAAGGCGAAGAATGGCGCCGTACCGCCGGGCTACCATGCCCAGCTGGGCTTGCTGTATTCGGAGCTGGGCCGCGATGACCAGATGGTCCAGCAGTTCAACACCGAGAAGGCGCTGTTCCCGGAATCGGCCGCCTACATGGACTTTCTGCTGAGTAACGCCGGGCAAGGAGCCAAACGATGA
- a CDS encoding DUF799 domain-containing protein has product MIKRLTQLVLGVCIVALFSGCAERQTVDYSAYKQARPKSILIMPPLNQSPDVKATYSMLSQVTYPLAEAGYYVMPVALVAQTFNQNGLTQPEDIHQLPPQKLREIFGADAGLYVTVSDYGTRYMVLASATIVTASAKLVDLKTGSTLWTGSATASSQENQQNQGGLIGMLVVAALNQIISSAQDDAGYPIAGITSARLLTPYPNGGILYGPRSPKYGTD; this is encoded by the coding sequence ATGATCAAGCGACTGACTCAACTGGTGCTGGGCGTCTGCATCGTGGCCCTGTTCAGCGGCTGCGCCGAGCGCCAGACGGTGGATTATTCGGCGTACAAGCAAGCGCGGCCCAAGTCGATTCTGATCATGCCGCCGCTGAACCAGTCGCCGGATGTGAAGGCGACCTACAGCATGCTGTCGCAAGTCACTTATCCGCTGGCCGAGGCAGGCTACTACGTGATGCCGGTGGCCCTGGTGGCACAGACGTTCAATCAGAACGGCCTGACCCAGCCTGAGGACATCCATCAGTTGCCGCCGCAGAAGCTGCGCGAGATCTTCGGCGCGGATGCCGGGCTGTACGTAACCGTCAGCGATTACGGCACCCGCTACATGGTGCTCGCCAGTGCCACCATCGTCACTGCCAGCGCCAAGCTAGTCGACCTGAAGACCGGCAGCACCCTGTGGACCGGCAGTGCCACGGCTTCGAGCCAGGAAAACCAGCAGAACCAGGGTGGCTTGATCGGCATGCTGGTGGTCGCGGCGCTGAACCAGATCATCAGCAGTGCCCAGGATGACGCCGGCTACCCGATTGCCGGAATCACCAGCGCCCGTTTGCTGACCCCCTACCCCAACGGCGGCATCCTCTACGGACCCCGTTCACCGAAGTACGGCACTGACTGA
- the pyrE gene encoding orotate phosphoribosyltransferase, whose amino-acid sequence MQPYQRDFIRFAIDRGVLRFGEFTLKSGRTSPYFFNAGLFNTGSALAQLGRCYAAAIVDSKIPFDVLFGPAYKGIPLAAATAVALAEQHQLDMPWCFNRKEAKDHGEGGSLVGAPLAGDVLIIDDVITAGTAIREVMQIIEAQQAKAAGVLIALNREERGTGELSAIQEVERDFAIPVVSIVSLTQVLEFLADDPQLKQHLPAVEAYRAQYGI is encoded by the coding sequence ATGCAGCCGTATCAGCGTGACTTCATTCGTTTTGCCATCGACCGCGGCGTTCTGCGCTTCGGTGAGTTCACGTTGAAATCGGGGCGTACCAGCCCTTATTTCTTCAATGCCGGCCTGTTCAATACCGGCTCGGCGCTGGCGCAACTGGGCCGCTGCTATGCCGCGGCCATCGTCGACAGCAAGATTCCCTTCGATGTGCTGTTCGGCCCTGCCTACAAAGGCATTCCCCTGGCTGCGGCCACGGCGGTCGCCCTGGCCGAGCAGCATCAGCTCGACATGCCCTGGTGCTTCAACCGCAAAGAAGCCAAGGACCATGGCGAAGGTGGCAGCCTGGTTGGCGCGCCGCTGGCGGGTGACGTGCTGATCATCGACGACGTGATCACCGCCGGTACCGCCATTCGTGAAGTGATGCAGATCATCGAGGCGCAGCAGGCCAAGGCCGCCGGCGTGTTGATCGCACTGAACCGCGAAGAGCGTGGCACTGGCGAGCTGTCCGCCATTCAGGAAGTCGAGCGTGACTTCGCCATTCCAGTGGTCAGCATTGTCTCGCTGACCCAGGTGCTGGAATTTCTCGCCGATGACCCGCAGCTCAAGCAGCATCTTCCGGCGGTCGAAGCCTACCGGGCGCAGTACGGTATTTGA
- a CDS encoding exodeoxyribonuclease III — MRIISVNVNGIQAAAERGLLSWLQAQNADVICLQDTRASAFELDDPAFQLDGYFLYACEAEVPAQGGVALYSRMQPKAVITGLGFETADRYGRYLQADFDKVSIASLLLPSGMNGDEDLNQKFKLMDDFGKYLDKQRRKRREYIYCGSLYVAQQKLDIKNWRDSQQSPGFLPPERAWLDSVVGDMGYVDALREVSREGDQYSWWPDNEQAEMLNLGYRFDYQLLTPGLRRFVRNARLPRQPRFSQHAPLIVDYDWTLTI; from the coding sequence ATGCGGATCATCAGTGTGAACGTCAATGGCATTCAGGCAGCGGCCGAGCGTGGATTGCTCAGCTGGCTTCAAGCCCAGAATGCCGACGTCATCTGCCTCCAGGACACCCGCGCCTCGGCCTTTGAACTCGATGACCCAGCTTTCCAGCTCGATGGCTATTTCCTTTATGCCTGCGAAGCGGAGGTGCCCGCCCAAGGTGGCGTTGCGCTCTATTCGCGGATGCAGCCCAAGGCAGTCATCACCGGCCTGGGCTTCGAGACAGCCGACCGTTACGGGCGTTACCTGCAAGCAGATTTCGACAAAGTCAGTATTGCCAGTCTGTTGCTGCCTTCGGGCATGAACGGCGACGAAGACTTGAACCAGAAATTCAAGTTGATGGACGACTTCGGCAAGTACCTGGACAAACAACGGCGCAAACGTCGCGAATATATCTATTGCGGCTCGCTGTACGTGGCCCAGCAGAAACTGGACATCAAGAACTGGCGCGACAGTCAGCAATCGCCGGGTTTCCTGCCACCCGAACGTGCCTGGCTCGACTCGGTGGTGGGCGACATGGGCTATGTCGACGCACTGCGCGAAGTCAGCCGCGAGGGCGATCAATACAGCTGGTGGCCCGATAACGAACAGGCCGAAATGCTCAACCTCGGCTATCGCTTCGACTATCAGTTGCTGACCCCGGGGCTGCGCCGCTTCGTCCGCAATGCCCGTTTGCCACGCCAGCCGCGCTTCTCGCAACACGCGCCGCTGATCGTCGATTACGACTGGACGCTGACCATCTAA
- the rph gene encoding ribonuclease PH — translation MKRPSGRAADQLRSIRITRNYTKHAEGSVLVEFGDTKVICTVSVENGVPRFLKGQGQGWLTAEYGMLPRSTGERNQREASRGKQGGRTLEIQRLIGRSLRAALDMSKLGDITLYVDCDVIQADGGTRTASITGAMVALVDALRVIKKRGGLKGGDPLKHMIAAVSVGMYKGEAVLDLDYLEDSAAETDLNVVMTSAGGFIEVQGTAEGAPFQPEDFNAMLALAQKGMDEIFELQKAALVD, via the coding sequence ATGAAACGTCCAAGTGGTCGCGCTGCCGACCAACTCCGCTCGATCCGCATCACCCGCAATTACACCAAGCACGCAGAGGGGTCGGTTCTGGTCGAGTTCGGTGACACCAAGGTCATCTGCACCGTCAGCGTCGAGAACGGTGTGCCGCGCTTCCTCAAGGGGCAGGGCCAGGGCTGGCTGACTGCCGAGTACGGCATGCTGCCGCGCTCGACCGGTGAACGTAACCAGCGTGAGGCCAGCCGTGGCAAGCAAGGCGGCCGCACCCTGGAAATCCAGCGCCTGATCGGCCGCTCGCTGCGCGCTGCGCTGGACATGAGCAAACTGGGCGATATCACCCTGTACGTCGACTGCGACGTGATCCAGGCCGACGGCGGCACCCGCACGGCGTCCATCACCGGTGCCATGGTCGCGCTGGTCGATGCCTTGCGCGTCATCAAGAAACGCGGCGGCCTGAAGGGCGGTGATCCGCTCAAGCACATGATCGCTGCCGTGTCGGTGGGCATGTACAAGGGCGAAGCGGTACTCGACCTCGACTACCTGGAGGACTCCGCTGCCGAAACCGACCTCAACGTGGTGATGACCAGCGCGGGCGGTTTCATCGAGGTGCAGGGCACCGCCGAAGGTGCGCCGTTCCAGCCGGAAGACTTCAACGCCATGCTGGCGCTGGCGCAGAAGGGCATGGACGAGATTTTCGAGTTGCAGAAGGCCGCGCTGGTCGACTGA
- a CDS encoding YicC/YloC family endoribonuclease has translation MVHSMTAFARVERAGSQGTLAWELRSVNHRYLEPHLRLPEALRDLEGAVREGLRQGLSRGKVECTLRLAEDSTGKPLQVDRERAAQLVAAAETVASLIQQPAPLNPLEVLAWPGVLVADASDPQALNAEAMGLFDEALKELVAGRLREGQELARLINERLDSMAREVTTLRELVPQMLAAQRQKVLDRFRDMQAELDPQRLEQEMVLLAQKSDVAEELDRLDTHIGEVRRVLKSAGAAGRRLDFLMQELNREANTLGSKAFDPRSTQAAVNLKVLIEQMREQVQNIE, from the coding sequence ATGGTGCACAGCATGACCGCTTTTGCTCGCGTCGAGCGCGCCGGCAGCCAAGGCACCCTGGCCTGGGAGCTGCGCTCGGTCAATCACCGTTACCTCGAGCCGCACCTGCGCCTGCCCGAGGCGCTGCGCGACCTCGAAGGCGCGGTCCGCGAAGGGCTGCGCCAGGGGCTGTCGCGGGGCAAGGTCGAATGCACCTTGCGCCTGGCTGAAGACAGCACCGGCAAGCCGCTGCAGGTCGACCGCGAGCGCGCAGCGCAACTGGTGGCCGCCGCCGAGACCGTCGCCAGCCTGATCCAGCAGCCGGCCCCGCTCAATCCGCTGGAAGTACTGGCCTGGCCCGGTGTGCTGGTGGCCGATGCCAGCGATCCGCAGGCGCTCAACGCCGAGGCCATGGGCCTGTTCGACGAAGCACTTAAGGAACTGGTTGCCGGCCGCCTGCGCGAAGGTCAGGAACTGGCGCGCCTGATCAACGAGCGCCTCGACAGCATGGCCCGTGAGGTCACCACCCTGCGCGAGCTGGTGCCGCAGATGCTCGCCGCCCAGCGGCAGAAGGTGCTCGACCGCTTCCGCGACATGCAGGCCGAACTCGACCCGCAGCGCCTGGAGCAGGAAATGGTCCTGCTGGCGCAGAAAAGTGACGTCGCCGAAGAGCTGGATCGTCTCGACACCCACATTGGCGAAGTTCGCCGGGTATTGAAGTCGGCCGGCGCTGCCGGTCGGCGCCTGGATTTCTTGATGCAGGAACTCAACCGCGAAGCCAACACCCTCGGTTCCAAGGCCTTCGACCCGCGCAGCACCCAGGCGGCGGTCAATCTCAAGGTGCTGATCGAACAGATGCGTGAACAAGTACAGAACATCGAGTAA
- the gmk gene encoding guanylate kinase: MNHCSGTLYIVSAPSGAGKTSLVTALTARDSADSKIRVSVSHTTRAMRPGEVDGVNYHFVSQAQFKELIAQGDFLEHAEVFGNYYGTSRSAIQQTLDEGFDLILEIDWQGAQQVRELMPDVRSIFIMPPSKEALRHRLDGRGQDSEAIIAARMSEAVSEMQHYEEFDYVIVNDDFEVALQDLRAVFLANRVLLGKQRQRHGALFEQLIA; encoded by the coding sequence ATGAATCACTGCAGCGGCACCCTCTACATCGTCTCGGCGCCCTCCGGCGCCGGCAAGACCAGCCTGGTCACGGCGCTCACCGCCCGCGACAGCGCCGACAGCAAGATCCGCGTGTCGGTCTCGCACACCACTCGCGCCATGCGCCCAGGCGAAGTCGATGGGGTGAACTACCACTTCGTCAGCCAGGCGCAGTTCAAGGAACTGATCGCCCAAGGCGACTTCCTCGAGCATGCCGAGGTGTTCGGCAACTATTACGGCACCTCGCGCAGCGCGATCCAGCAGACCCTCGACGAAGGTTTCGACCTGATCCTGGAGATCGACTGGCAGGGCGCGCAGCAGGTGCGTGAGCTGATGCCCGACGTTCGCTCGATCTTCATCATGCCGCCCAGCAAAGAAGCGCTGCGTCACCGTCTGGACGGTCGCGGCCAGGATAGCGAAGCGATCATCGCCGCACGCATGAGCGAAGCGGTCAGCGAGATGCAGCACTATGAGGAATTCGACTACGTCATCGTCAACGATGACTTCGAGGTCGCGTTGCAGGACTTGCGCGCGGTGTTCCTGGCCAACCGCGTGCTGCTCGGCAAACAGCGCCAGCGCCATGGCGCGCTGTTCGAACAACTGATCGCTTGA